The DNA segment CCCCACGGCGGACGCCGAGCCTCGAGCGCGCCCGCCGCCGCGGCGACGAGGAGCAGGACGATCGCGATCCCCGTGAGGAGCGCCAACTTGTCGCTCGTGCCGAAGAGCGTGATCGCGGCATCCTTGGCCCACTTCGGAGCGAGGTCGATGAGCGCCTGCCCGACGACCTCGAACGGACCCGACTCGGGCGCGACGAGCGCGGCCGTCAGCTGACCCGCTCCCGCGGCGGCGAGCGCGGCGGCGAGACCCGCGAGTGCGGGCCTCCACCACGGGGTGGAACGCTGGGCGGTGCCGCGCATGACGTTCAGCGTAGACCGGGGCGCGCCACGCGGCATCCGAATCTAGGCTGGTTCTCGGGGGGTCGGATGCGGGCCCCGCACGAGCCAGCACCTGCACAAGACGGAGGACGACGATGCCGCACGCGATCCAGTACGACCGACTCGGCGGGCCCGAAGTGCTCGAACTGCGGGAGACGCCCTATGCGGTGCCCGCGGCGGGCGAAGTGGTCGTCGACGTGCATGCCGTCGGCGTCAACCCGATCGATTGGAAGCTGCGGTCGGGCAAGCGGTCGAGCCCCGAACTCGACGGCTACCGTGGAATCGGGACGGATGCCGCGGGCGTCGTCTCGGCGGTCGGCGACGAGGCACGCGCGCACGGCTGGCAAGTCGGCGACGAGGTCATCGTGGCGGGCGCGAAAGGCGCGTACGCGACCGAGATCGTCGCGCGCGAGGCATCCCTCACTCGGAAGCCTGCCGGACTCTCGTGGGAGCAGGCCGCCGCCATCCCCGTGCCCGTCGGCACCGCCTACCAAGTCCTCCGCTCCCTCGCCGTCGGCGAGGGAGACACCCTCCTCTGGCACGGCGGATCGGGCGCCGTCGGCCAGGCCGCGATCCAGCTCGCGCGCCGCGTCGGCGCACAGGTCGTCGCGACCGCGAGCGAGCACAACCACGCGCACCTCCGCGAACTCGGCGCGATCCCTGTGACCTACGGCCCCGGCCTCGAGGAGCGGGTGCGCGAAGCGGCGCCCGGCGGCATCACGGTCGCCGTCGACGGCGTCGGCACCGACGAGGCGATCGAGGTGTCGAAGGCGCTCGTCGCCGACCACGACCGGGTCGCGACGATCGTCCAGGGTGCGCGCGCCGCCGACTTCGGCATCCGCGCGTGGGGCGGCGGAAGCCCCGTTCCGCTCACCGCCGAAGAACAAGCGTGGCGGCACGAGGCCATCGGACTCGTCGCCGACCTCGCGGCGCGCGGCGAGTTCGTCCTCGAGATCGCCCACCGCTACCCGCTCGCCGACGCCGCAGAGGCGCACCGCCAGAGCGAGACGGGGCACGTGCGCGGCAAGATCGTGCTGCTGCCGTGACGGGGCGACCCCGAGACATCCGTGCCTCAAACGTCTCCCGCACGTAACGCCCCCGTCACGCAACCGGTTGACTGGGCCGCGACGATCGCTGAGGCTCGAAAGGAAGACGAAGCCGGCTGACGAGCGGGGGCCAGATGCGGACGACATTCGGGATCGAAGAGGAGTTCATGTTCCTCGACCCGGCGACGCTCAGACCGGCGGATGTCGCGGAGCGGGTCTACGCGGGCATGGCGGCTGATCCGGAGTGGGCGGCGATCACCCACCAGGAGTTCCTCGCATCGCAGATCGAGCACGCGTCGGTCGTGTTCACCGATCTCGGGGTCGCACGCGATGCGCTCACGACGTTCCGCCGCAAGCTCGCCGCCGAGGCCGACTCGCTCGGGGTGATCGTCGCGGGCGTCGGCACGCCGCCCGACGCGCTGCCGTTCCCGTCGATCACGCACCAGCCCCGGTACGAGCGCATCGTGCGCGACATGAACGGGCTCATCGCCGACCACCAGATGAGCGGCCTGCACGTGCACGTCGGCGTGCCCGACCGCGAGGCGGGCGTCATCGCGCTGAACTCGGTGCGGCCGTGGCTTCCCCTGCTCACGGCGATGACGGGCAACTCGCCGTTCTGGCGAGGCTACGACACGGGCTACGAGAGCTGGCGCACGGTGCAGCTCCGACGCTGGCCGACGGCGGGCTCGCCGCCGCGGTTCGCGAGCTCTCGCGACTACGACCGGCGCATCAGCCGGATCCTCGGACTCGGCGGCATGGCCGAGGTCGAACTCATCGCGTGGAACGTGCGGCTCAGCGAGCACCTGCCCACGGTCGAGTTCCGGATGGCCGACGCGCAGCTCGACGCCGCCGACTCCCTGCTCGTCGCGGCATGCTGCCGTGCGCTCGTCGAGCGGGCGCTCGCGACCGAAGGGCGGGTGCCCGAAGAGGTCGACATCCCGCCCGAACTGCTCTCGGCGGCCGTCATGCACTCCGCCCACGCGGGCCTGCGGGCACGGTTGTACGACCCCGTCGAGGGCGGACTCGTCGAGGCGCGCGTCGTGCTCGACCGGCTGTGGGACGCGATCGGGCCGTACCTCGACGCGTCGGGCGACACTGCCACGGTCGCCGAGTACCTCGCCCGGCTCCGACAGGTCGGCACGGGGGCCGCCCGGCAGCGGGCGGCGTTCCGCCGGGGCGGGACCGGTGCGCTCGGGGAACTCCTCGCCCGCGGGGTGTCGAGCGACCCCGAGTCATCCGTCGCCTGACGCCTGCGG comes from the Agromyces protaetiae genome and includes:
- a CDS encoding NADP-dependent oxidoreductase is translated as MPHAIQYDRLGGPEVLELRETPYAVPAAGEVVVDVHAVGVNPIDWKLRSGKRSSPELDGYRGIGTDAAGVVSAVGDEARAHGWQVGDEVIVAGAKGAYATEIVAREASLTRKPAGLSWEQAAAIPVPVGTAYQVLRSLAVGEGDTLLWHGGSGAVGQAAIQLARRVGAQVVATASEHNHAHLRELGAIPVTYGPGLEERVREAAPGGITVAVDGVGTDEAIEVSKALVADHDRVATIVQGARAADFGIRAWGGGSPVPLTAEEQAWRHEAIGLVADLAARGEFVLEIAHRYPLADAAEAHRQSETGHVRGKIVLLP
- a CDS encoding carboxylate-amine ligase encodes the protein MRTTFGIEEEFMFLDPATLRPADVAERVYAGMAADPEWAAITHQEFLASQIEHASVVFTDLGVARDALTTFRRKLAAEADSLGVIVAGVGTPPDALPFPSITHQPRYERIVRDMNGLIADHQMSGLHVHVGVPDREAGVIALNSVRPWLPLLTAMTGNSPFWRGYDTGYESWRTVQLRRWPTAGSPPRFASSRDYDRRISRILGLGGMAEVELIAWNVRLSEHLPTVEFRMADAQLDAADSLLVAACCRALVERALATEGRVPEEVDIPPELLSAAVMHSAHAGLRARLYDPVEGGLVEARVVLDRLWDAIGPYLDASGDTATVAEYLARLRQVGTGAARQRAAFRRGGTGALGELLARGVSSDPESSVA